The window TAGATTTTGAATggtttttaagaatttaaatttaaagcggtaaaattcaaccaaaatttgatcaaagtttgtcatacatacatatatatatatatatatatatatatatatatatatatatatatatatatataatcacattttataagttgtttgacttttttttcttaaattaacatttaaattattaaattaagtttgataatatgtttgttttatgatgaaaatactactatgtttttctataaatttgattaaacttaaaaGGATTTTACTAAGAaaaaacttataatatgaaagatAGAGGGGATTACGATAGAGGGGATTACCTTTGTGCCGAAGGACTTGATGCAAAGCCGCTCTAATTGACCAGGGTTTTCTGGGATTAGCTTACTAAGCTTCCATTTAAAATCGTAAACAACCCCATCATTATGCTCCTCGTCGTAGAAGTTTTCTAGGGTTATACCTTTGAGCGACGGTGTTCCGCCGTACGAGACCGCCGGCTCGCCGTCGAGCCACCCGTAGTAGCTTGGGCGCATTGACaagctcgacgccggcggcgtggcACTGGTCGAACACCAGCGTCGCCAGCCGCGACTCCGGCGGCGCGTCGATCGTCATCACGGAGAACGGCACGAAGCCGCAGTAGAACATGTCGAGGTACTCGAGGGCGGGGCAGCCATGGAGGAGGTGGGTGATCGTggccgccgtgtcgccgccgtcgaaccAGAGGTTGTGCACGGTGAGCCTCGCCAGCGACCGGAACGCGCCAGGGCAGGCTCGCCGGAGCCGCGTGAAGCGGCGGCCATTCCCGAGCATGAGCCGCTtctgctcctcgtcgtcgtcgtcgacgaacGCGCAGGCGCTCTCGGCGAGGATctcgagctcgacggcgccggcCTTGACCCTGCCGGTGTCGAACGCGTCGCCGACGAGCGCGCCGACGCGGTGGACGCGGTCGTCGTCCGTCGTGAGGACGAGCTTGAGGTGGAGCTTGTCGATGGCGCGCttgctcggcggcgcggcgaggaagctcgccagcgcggcggcgaggttgtcGGTGGCGCGCCGGTGGTGCACCTGGAGCACGGGGCGGCACGCGTTCTCCTTGTCCGGGATGAAGTCGTCGACGTCGAGGGAGACGGTGGTGATGTCGTGCCATGGCAGGTGACGCCACCACCGCGAGAGGATGCAGGTcctcgcggcggcgtgggcgtcgCCGTCCATCACCACCTTCTCCAGTATGTCGAGCAGGACATCGTCGGGTAGCCCGCTGAGATGgtcgtctccgccgccatcgccgtcgccggcggcggcggcgcacgctcgttgctcgccgtcgtcgacaaCCATTGCCACTGATGCACGTAACGTATCGTGGGTGTGTTTCCTTCTACCACGACGACAATATAATCGTAAGGCTGTTTCGGACACGAACACAAGCCGTAGAATTTCGTCACGTACTGCAGCATGAGTAAGATTCAAAACGGCGTCCAAGAAATTTTCCTATTCGGGCAGGGAGGCTGGTCATTTTTCTTTCATTAATTTTCCTCAGTCACTGATGCACACAGCACACCAGGCGTGAACTGATGAGTACATTGGTATCTTGGTGATGAATCTGAATATTTCACATTGTACCTTTCTACTACTATACAATATATAGGAAGAATGAATGAGAAAATAACTATTTTTGATCAACCAACCCCTCCAAGGGAGACAGAAAACAGAAAGAACCACGTAGAACAAGGTACGCAAATGGAGAGGACTATCACGACAATAATGTAACAACAAAATGGCACTGACCGAGCAGTACTATAGTCCGGCAGGAAAATTGCTCACTTGGCCTTGTTCCAGTCTGTCCTCACCATTCACTTTGTATGACATCCGGATACGCATTGCAAGTGGTTTCTGTtcagaagaaaagcaaagcgaaaTCAGCTATAAGCACAAGGCAAATAGGTCCAAAACATGAGAAGAAATCCGTATGTTCTAAATCTGAAGACCTCCATAACTTGAAAGAAAATCATGAATTTCAAAGACTGAAATTTCTGCAGATTATGCACCTGTCAGAATGGTATACACATGTTGACAGCAGACACGTGTGCATAAAAAGTGAAACGGCAGCGAAGGATGCAAGTCTCCACATACCTGCCCATGTTGGTTATTGGTGACACTGAACCCTTGAGTAACTGAACCATTGCCACTAGCTGGAACAATGTTGCCACTAGCTGGATCCAGTCGCAATTGGATAAACTGAAATTCATTTGGACAGTTCAAGAAACATTCCCATCAGTGTCATCAAATATTTTAGCCTTGTTAAACTAGTAGAATAAAATGAACTAAAACACACTTGCCATTTTTTTAGCATCTGTTTCAATTGCTATAATGTAAATTTGTATAGAGAGCTTCAAGAGTACAAGATAGACAAATAAAAccatataaattaataaaagAACAAAGAATGGTCAACCACATGGTACCACTACCACCACAATAGAAGATTTGCGCCTCAAGAAACTATTACGGAAAATTATAATTGCTCGTCAAGTGAGATTTGAGAACTTGCATGCCATAACACTAATGCAAGTAAGGACAGCTCAAATATAGAAGACAATAGATAAAGGCGCCATGATGCTACCTTTGGAACAGCTGCCTGAAAAACAAAATCCGTATAAGAACTGGATGTCAAATTTGTAAAAGTAGCATGGACGGTAGTCTCGTGTGGTTTCTCAGGCTGCTTTTTGAAATTGAAGTTGATCTTCAAGGTTGCACTCTGGAAAGCTGTTATTGATGAGTGATTAACAGGTCCTGCTCAAATAAGGAGGTTTATTAGTAATCATGACAGTATTATATTCAGTACTTTGTAGCAAATATCTAACATCAAACTAACCAGAAACAGATGTATTTGATGGCAGACCATCAAGCAAATCCATATCTTGAGGTACTGCAGGAGCGGATTTGGTCCCTGCAATGGAAGTGTCAGACATTTTGGCAAAGGCTGTAATAGAAGCAATCGGTACGACAAGCATGAAACGAAACTAACCAGAAACAGATGTACTTGATGACAAACTACTGAGAACATCCGTAGCTTCAGGTACAATCGCACCGACTTGAGAGATGGTAGAAACAGGTTTAGTATCAGGTACATTAATCTTGAACAATTCAGTGATGGCTATAAGAAAATATGGAAATACATGACTAGCACAATTAGAATTACATTTACCTTGGGCAGGAGTAGAGTCTGCTGCTGGCGGGCCATTCTGTGATGGAGATGATCCGATAGATAGAAGATCAATAAGAATATCTGTGCTTGCGGATGAAGGTGCAGCTGGACATAAAGCAAAAAGACATTTAGTCTAAGGTAAGGAATTCTATAGCATGCAAAAAGAATGTGGCAATCTAAACTAACATAATAGATTGGAATGCAAATATTTCAGACGTTGCGGCAGCATGTGAAATGTGTACTATATTATAGTTGCAATTATTGCAAAAGCAAAAACTAACTGATATCTTTTTGTGGGACAAAAGAAGGCAAGGAGGTTGCATGCACATTTTTGGAGCAGAAACTGCTCGATGCTATATTGACAGAATTAATTTTATTGGAACAGAAATTGTACGATACTATATTGACAGAATCAACTTTTAGGGCAAAAATATACAGCTAATTGGAAAGACATTGAACTTTTGGCCCCAAAATGCAGCAAAAAATCAGTACATGTCAgcagggaggaagggagggactATCAGACTATGCTGCTTCATTTATATTACAAGATTAGAAAAGTAACAAGGAAGTCCAAGTggacaacaataaaaatattgaaataaATACCTGCAGGTGATGAACTTATCCCACCAATACCCAGAAGGTCTTGTAGGAAGTCGTTAGGTGCTGTAGTGGTAGAAGCAGTGGTAATGGCTGGCACATCATCAGAACTTAAGTCAAGCAAATCAACTAAAGGACTGGTGGCAGGTTTTGCTACACCATTTGGAAGCTTAAGGCCTCCGGGAGTGACTGCTGGGGTAGGCTTATCAGCTGCAAGAGTTGCTTGTGTAGCACTAGCCCTCCTCAGCAAATAACTAGCTTCATCCAATGCAGGCATACGCTCAAGCAAAGATGGCCTGCACTTTCACCATATTTCTCTAACATTAATACCTATATTAAGTGCCACAGTATTGAAGAAAGTTTCCGCGATAGCATCCAAAAGTTCTATAACACACCTGATAGACTGATGTCTTTGTATGATGGAACTGAATTCAATTGATCTTTGCTGTAGTTCAAGCACAATATTCTTTTTATTCTGGGAAACTATTTGCTTTATCCTCCTGTTAATACCCAGTAAGATTGTATTATTTAACCAAACAGTAATACAATATAAGACTAATCTAGATAAAACTAGCTCCATCAAAGAAGATGTAATAAGCCTGTAAAGAAGGTACTTCAAAATAAAAGCTAAAATGACGAGCAGCTCATACACAGCAGCACATCAATATTATTGGGGCAAAATTGGTTTCCACTCTACTACTTCCCAAATTTTAGCATAATATTCACCAGGAAAAAAGGCACTTCAAGTTGAAAGGTATATTACTCTGATGTCGATGGAAATCGTGACGAGAGCTTCAAAAGAGCCACAAGACACATAGCTCGAGTTGTCACATCAGCAGAGTAACGGTTAAGAGCGAGTTGTACAGCATCCACAGCATCAGATTCTGTtacctgaaaaaaaataatgtgttgTGGCATGATGTCTCAAAACATACTGCACAAATTAATGCTGCCAAATTGAATGTTTGTACTACAGGTGTAGGCAACCTATATAGGACAATGATCCTAAACTGACCAGTTGTCTTCAACTAAGTGCCCGAAATATGTACAAAACCAACTACCAAGAACAGCTAAATAAATgattgcagaaaaaaaaatggcaatAATAATCTGCAAGCATAGACTACATGGTTAATTAGCAAAAGCAGAAATGAGAATGATAACAACACTGGTGGATcatacaaaaatagaaaaagtaCAACAATGTTTCAACGTTAGGGACATAACTGGAAGCTTTTCTTTAGCCAGATCAAAAGGTCAAAAATAATATAGCCTACAAGAATTCTCCTCTCACCGTAATAGGTTCCTCCCCTTGCAGCATGCCAACATTGTTAACTAGCATTTCACCATATTCACCGATGCACCAAACAGCCACTCTTACTAAACTTCCCTACACAGTGTAGTGCAACCAAGTTACACAAATCAGTTAGGTTAAGGTGGAACAATATGCATCATAacaaacacatttttttttccaaacctGATCGACAAATGCTTGTAGAGCCATGTATAATAACCTCACTGAATATCCTTGAAGTTCTGATGCATTGCTTATTACAACAACGAGGGCATGCCACACATCATCCTTCACATGATTTCCAGCCTGTTAATCAACAAGAGTTCAGCATGAATTGAAGACATTTTCTACTATTGGTCAAAGACAGACGACCAGAAGATATATctcatggatgcatgcattcaaTAATATCAGCATAAAATATAAGCAGTCCTGACAAATGTGCAAAAGTTACCAGGAAAtgcaccccccaccccccacacacacacaaaagaagaaataaaaatatttttatagtagGTGTCCACCATGAAGAGTGTCCCACTGGTAGGTTTCTAGGAAGGAATTGCTGAAACTGAAAAGTATATGTTCTGGAGCACACACTTTTCAGATGTGAAATGCCCTACTGTACTTTGGTACTTACCAAGGATAAAACCTTGAACATCTGATCAAGGTACCATAACTTCTCTTGAGAAAACCTAGCAGGGATGCAACACTGTTAAAAGTGCCTTAATTTAGCaggaaaaattaaaatatgtgtatatattgGATACTAACTTTTCAACTATTGAGCATATCTTGGCAGTGAGATCTTCTTTGAAATCCGGATCAGCTGAATCTAAGTAGTCGACAAGCTCTTTAGTCAAAGGCTTTACATTTGTATCGTTGACTAACAAAAAAACAAGTTCAAGGGCCCTCTTGCGAATAGAAGCATCTGCATCCTGAAAGGTCCACAAGTAATTTAAAATGTTAAAAGCCAAAATAACATGATTAGATTCTAGGAAGGCAAAAACAATAGATGACCAAGCTGACTTAAGCTTCAAGATTGCAATATTAATCATATATAGCAAGTATTAAGGAATT of the Oryza sativa Japonica Group chromosome 2, ASM3414082v1 genome contains:
- the LOC4331060 gene encoding AP-1 complex subunit gamma-2 isoform X2; translation: MARDLSPEVERLMRSRDVNTKKKAALCAIRIVRKVPDLAENFMGLASSLLKEKHHGILISAVQLCTELCKASKDALEYLRKNCVEGLVRILRDVSNSSYAPEYDVAGISDPFLHIRVLKLMRILGQGDADCSEYMNDILAQVATKNESNKNAANAILYECVQTIMGIEATSGLRVLAINILGRFLSNRDNNIRYVALNMLMRAITVDTQAVQRHRTTILECVKDADASIRKRALELVFLLVNDTNVKPLTKELVDYLDSADPDFKEDLTAKICSIVEKFSQEKLWYLDQMFKVLSLAGNHVKDDVWHALVVVISNASELQGYSVRLLYMALQAFVDQGSLVRVAVWCIGEYGEMLVNNVGMLQGEEPITVTESDAVDAVQLALNRYSADVTTRAMCLVALLKLSSRFPSTSERIKQIVSQNKKNIVLELQQRSIEFSSIIQRHQSIRPSLLERMPALDEASYLLRRASATQATLAADKPTPAVTPGGLKLPNGVAKPATSPLVDLLDLSSDDVPAITTASTTTAPNDFLQDLLGIGGISSSPAAAPSSASTDILIDLLSIGSSPSQNGPPAADSTPAQVGAIVPEATDVLSSLSSSTSVSGTKSAPAVPQDMDLLDGLPSNTSVSGPVNHSSITAFQSATLKINFNFKKQPEKPHETTVHATFTNLTSSSYTDFVFQAAVPKFIQLRLDPASGNIVPASGNGSVTQGFSVTNNQHGQKPLAMRIRMSYKVNGEDRLEQGQVSNFPAGL
- the LOC4331060 gene encoding AP-1 complex subunit gamma-2 isoform X3, coding for MGLASSLLKEKHHGILISAVQLCTELCKASKDALEYLRKNCVEGLVRILRDVSNSSYAPEYDVAGISDPFLHIRVLKLMRILGQGDADCSEYMNDILAQVATKNESNKNAANAILYECVQTIMGIEATSGLRVLAINILGRFLSNRDNNIRYVALNMLMRAITVDTQAVQRHRTTILECVKDADASIRKRALELVFLLVNDTNVKPLTKELVDYLDSADPDFKEDLTAKICSIVEKFSQEKLWYLDQMFKVLSLAGNHVKDDVWHALVVVISNASELQGYSVRLLYMALQAFVDQGSLVRVAVWCIGEYGEMLVNNVGMLQGEEPITVTESDAVDAVQLALNRYSADVTTRAMCLVALLKLSSRFPSTSERIKQIVSQNKKNIVLELQQRSIEFSSIIQRHQSIRPSLLERMPALDEASYLLRRASATQATLAADKPTPAVTPGGLKLPNGVAKPATSPLVDLLDLSSDDVPAITTASTTTAPNDFLQDLLGIGGISSSPAAAPSSASTDILIDLLSIGSSPSQNGPPAADSTPAQVGAIVPEATDVLSSLSSSTSVSGTKSAPAVPQDMDLLDGLPSNTSVSGPVNHSSITAFQSATLKINFNFKKQPEKPHETTVHATFTNLTSSSYTDFVFQAAVPKFIQLRLDPASGNIVPASGNGSVTQGFSVTNNQHGQKPLAMRIRMSYKVNGEDRLEQGQVSNFPAGL
- the LOC4331060 gene encoding AP-1 complex subunit gamma-2 isoform X1, with protein sequence MDTVEKIVEDFASDIAMGPFSSGTRLRDMIRAIRACKTAAEERAVVRRECAEIREAIGENQQEIRHRNMAKLMFIHMLGYPTHFGQMECLKLIAAAGYPEKRIGYLGLMLLLDERQEVLMLVTNSLKQDLNHSNQFIVGLALCALGNICSAEMARDLSPEVERLMRSRDVNTKKKAALCAIRIVRKVPDLAENFMGLASSLLKEKHHGILISAVQLCTELCKASKDALEYLRKNCVEGLVRILRDVSNSSYAPEYDVAGISDPFLHIRVLKLMRILGQGDADCSEYMNDILAQVATKNESNKNAANAILYECVQTIMGIEATSGLRVLAINILGRFLSNRDNNIRYVALNMLMRAITVDTQAVQRHRTTILECVKDADASIRKRALELVFLLVNDTNVKPLTKELVDYLDSADPDFKEDLTAKICSIVEKFSQEKLWYLDQMFKVLSLAGNHVKDDVWHALVVVISNASELQGYSVRLLYMALQAFVDQGSLVRVAVWCIGEYGEMLVNNVGMLQGEEPITVTESDAVDAVQLALNRYSADVTTRAMCLVALLKLSSRFPSTSERIKQIVSQNKKNIVLELQQRSIEFSSIIQRHQSIRPSLLERMPALDEASYLLRRASATQATLAADKPTPAVTPGGLKLPNGVAKPATSPLVDLLDLSSDDVPAITTASTTTAPNDFLQDLLGIGGISSSPAAAPSSASTDILIDLLSIGSSPSQNGPPAADSTPAQVGAIVPEATDVLSSLSSSTSVSGTKSAPAVPQDMDLLDGLPSNTSVSGPVNHSSITAFQSATLKINFNFKKQPEKPHETTVHATFTNLTSSSYTDFVFQAAVPKFIQLRLDPASGNIVPASGNGSVTQGFSVTNNQHGQKPLAMRIRMSYKVNGEDRLEQGQVSNFPAGL
- the LOC107278745 gene encoding uncharacterized protein, which encodes MVVDDGEQRACAAAAGDGDGGGDDHLSGLPDDVLLDILEKVVMDGDAHAAARTCILSRWWRHLPWHDITTVSLDVDDFIPDKENACRPVLQVHHRRATDNLAAALASFLAAPPSKRAIDKLHLKLVLTTDDDRVHRVGALVGDAFDTGRVKAGAVELEILAESACAFVDDDDEEQKRLMLGNGRRFTRLRRACPGAFRSLARLTVHNLWFDGGDTAATITHLLHGCPALEYLDMFYCGFVPFSVMTIDAPPESRLATLVFDQCHAAGVELVNAPKLLRVARRRAGGLVRRNTVAQRYNPRKLLRRGA